The Elgaria multicarinata webbii isolate HBS135686 ecotype San Diego chromosome 1, rElgMul1.1.pri, whole genome shotgun sequence genome has a window encoding:
- the COMMD7 gene encoding COMM domain-containing protein 7, with protein MGLLNFTREPVPEAVSADMQQLNQLSAQQFSALTEVLFRFLREPKEVERFLAQLSDFAATNKISLGPLKSIVKSLLLVPNGALKRSLSAEQVRADFITLGLSEEKASYFEEQWKENSPALSRVAVGQTLMINQLIDMEWKFGVTAGSSELGKVGSIFLQLKLVIKKGSQVEPVYMELTLPQFYSFLHEMERVKTSLECFS; from the exons ATGGGGCTGCTGAACTTCACGCGGGAGCCGGTGCCGGAGGCGGTCAGCGCCGACATGCAGCAGCTCAACCAGCTGAGCGCGCAG CAATTCTCCGCTCTAACTGAAGTGCTTTTCCGATTTCTCCGAGAACCTAAAGAG GTTGAAAGGTTTCTAGCTCAGCTCTCTGATTTTGCTGCCACAAATAAAATCAGCCTCGGTCCTCTGAAAAGCATTGTCAAAAGCCTGCTGTTAGTGCCAAATG GTGCCCTGAAGAGAAGTCTGTCTGCTGAGCAGGTTAGAGCAGATTTTATCACGCTGG GGCTGAGCGAGGAGAAGGCCAGCTATTTCGAAGAGCAG TGGAAGGAAAATTCTCCCGCCCTCTCGCGTGTGGCTGTGGGGCAGACGCTGATGATTAACCAGCTCATAGACATGGAGTGGAAGTTTGGAG TTACGGCAGGAAGTAGTGAACTGGGAAAAGTGGGAAGCATCTTCCTGCAG CTGAAATTGGTGATTAAGAAAGGAAGCCAAGTGGAGCCAGTGTACATGG aGTTAACGCTGCCCCAGTTTTACAGCTTTCTTCACGAGATGGAAAGAGTTAAAACCAGCCTGGAGTGCTTCAGCTGA